The DNA segment tgtgtttgcattttttataactttatttacatattatatatataatacatttatgtacgatataaatacatacatccTTTCTACCTTGCTAAATCTTATGCCATATTAACCAACTAGACCTTTACCTATTATGTTGTCTGACAGCATTTGTCATACGTTGTGTTCTAGCAAATAATAAAGCCACTGTAAACTGTAGTTTTTCGCTATGCCTTCATGCACATTTACCAAAGCGAGTTCAAAGATTCctactttttaagttttatgGTATCATTACAATAATATTCAAGCAGATGCTGAATAATAGGAATCATTGCTGTGGTTTATGTGCTTTTGAAATCGCATGTATGACCCAAGCACAGAACAGTCACTGACTGTCTCCATGCTGTCAATAAGCTGCACAATACTATCTACAGCTTCTGTGCTTAGCACAGTCGATGCATTTTTCTTAAATTTACCCACCAAATGCTCCTGACTAAGCGGCTTTCTCCAGTGACCATAAAATGTGTTACAACGTGCTGAGTATGTTTCTGTGTTGGCCAGCTCTACCACAACTTCACAGTACATCTTTTCGAAACTAGCCTGGTTGTCTTTTGGATTTTCCACATGAACTTTGAGGAGCAGGTCTGTCAGTGCCTTTCTTTCCATCATTTTACTGCTGAAGGAATCCACAGTGACCTCACCATCAAGCAGTGCACTACAGCAATTGAACTGGTACGAGTGCCTAGCCTCGTGTTCTGTGACTGGGAGCGGACAGTCTATGTATCTTGATGAAGGGACTTTTAGTACAATTCTGTTAATTTGACTGAGATCAGCATTTGGCTCTTTGGTATAAATTTTTTCCCTTACAGTTACTGCTGCGTCAGCTACCCAGTGCATGCCTAAATGGGCAGGGAACCGCTTGAATGCAATATCCTGTTTTTCCAGCACCCACTCGTACTGGCTAGTTGGGGAAACCTCAGCCAAATGACGTGGCAAATAGTCCTGGTAGTAAACACTAAAGCCTGATTCAAGATCTAGAATTTGCTTGTTTCCTTCTAGACCTAGAAGAGCAAGCTGGGATGCTTCTAGACCCTTTCTAGCAGCATTCCCCAAGTGCAGTGGCTTTGTCTGAGTAGCTGCATTTGCTAGTGGAGCACCAGCAGATGAACATGCAATAGCAAGAGCTGCCATGGTCTGAGATGGGGACAGACCCAATAGTTTAGCTGAAGCAGCTGCACTCCCCATAACTCCAACAACTGTAGGAGGATGGAACCTGAGAACGGAAATCAAAAGCTTTAGCATGACTGATAAGGATTTTAGCTTATAATCCTTTAAGATGAAGTGCACGGCATGGTAAAATATGATTAAAACTGAATTAATCATGTTaagctttttttatattgtccCTATACGTTTGAATAGGGTTCTAGAAAAACTATG comes from the Silurus meridionalis isolate SWU-2019-XX chromosome 3, ASM1480568v1, whole genome shotgun sequence genome and includes:
- the acod1 gene encoding cis-aconitate decarboxylase, encoding MIRKSVTESFGTAISTLNATHLTDGVIRRSKRMMLDTLGVGLLGTSTPVFNVTFQYSKRYQAQQNSSVWGKPGSFLPPNYAAFVNGVAVHSMDFDDTWHPATHPSGAVLPALVALAESMPSKPSGLDLLLAFNVGLEIQGRLMRFSKEAHNIPKRFHPPTVVGVMGSAAASAKLLGLSPSQTMAALAIACSSAGAPLANAATQTKPLHLGNAARKGLEASQLALLGLEGNKQILDLESGFSVYYQDYLPRHLAEVSPTSQYEWVLEKQDIAFKRFPAHLGMHWVADAAVTVREKIYTKEPNADLSQINRIVLKVPSSRYIDCPLPVTEHEARHSYQFNCCSALLDGEVTVDSFSSKMMERKALTDLLLKVHVENPKDNQASFEKMYCEVVVELANTETYSARCNTFYGHWRKPLSQEHLVGKFKKNASTVLSTEAVDSIVQLIDSMETVSDCSVLGSYMRFQKHINHSNDSYYSASA